The sequence CTGGTCGAGGCCGGGACCCTGGGCGCGGTCGGCGGCCTGGCCGGCCTGGTCCTGGGCCTCACAGCCGCTTTCGCCGCTGCCAGAGCATCCGGCTGGAGCTTCAGCCTGCCGCTCTACGTCCTGCTGCTCGGGCCCGGCCTCGCCGCCGCGGTCGGCCTGGCCTTCGGCCTCTATCCGGCGATCAAGGCCTCCCAGCTCGACCCGATCGAAGCTTTGCGCGCCGAATAGCGGACCCATGCAGCCAAGCTGCCGCTGCTGCGTTTGATCGGTGCTGACATTCTTGTAGATTTGGGCTGTCGAATTTGTCCGGTCTTTCGCCGCTGGAACTGGAGCCATGCACGCCCGGCTGACGACCCTTCAACGGCTGCGGGCGCGGCCCCGTACGATGGCAGCCGTCGGGGGCGGCCTGCTGGTCGTGATCGCCTTGCTGGGGCTCGCCCTCAAGCGCCCCGACACGGCAGAAGCCGACCGGACGCCCCTGCAGAGTCAGGAGGTCGAGCCGCGGCCGTTCGCCTCCACCCTCACCGTGGTCGGCGCCGTCACGCCCGGCGACACCGCGGACGTCGCCGCACCATTCGAGGGCGTGGTCAAGTCGGTCTCGTTCGCCTATGGCGATCACGTGACCCAGGGCCAGGTCCTGGCCGAGATCGACACCACCGACCTTTCCCAACGCCGCGCCGAGGCCCTGGCCGCCTATCTGAAGGCGGCGCAGAGCGCGGCGGAGATGGCGGACTGGTCCAAGGGGCCCGACATGTCCCGCGCCCGGCGGGCGGTGTCGGCGGCCACGTCCGAGCTCGAAGACACCCGCCGCAAGACCCAGGAGACCAAGGCGCTCCTCGATCGCGGTCTCGTCGCCCGGGCCGAATACGAGGGCCTGATCCAGCAGCAGCGCAGCGAAGAAATGAGCCTGGCAGCGGCGCAGCAGGATTTGTCCGTCACCCTCGCCCAGGGCCGCGGCCCCAATCGCCGGGTGGCCGAACTCGAGCTTGCCGGCGCCCGCGCCCAGTTGGCCGCGCTCGACGCCGCCCTGGCCGGGGCGGTGCTGCGCGCGCCGGCGACCGGCGTGATCGTTCGCCCGCCCTCGGACAAGGCCGGCGAGGGCGAGGGCGGCGGCGGGGTTCACGCTGGCCAGCAGTTGTCCAAGGGCCAGCTGATCGGCCAGGTGGCCAGGCCCGGCGGCCTCGCGGTCGCCTTCCGGCTCGGCGAGACCGACGCCGACCAGGTGCGGCCCGGTGACCCGGTCACCGTCAGTGGGCCAGGCTTCGGCGACCTCCAGGTCAAGGGCCACATTGCCTCGGTGGCGGGCGAGGCCTCGCCGTCCTCGGCCAACAGCGGCCCCCTGGCCAGCTTCGCCGCCACGGCCCGGCTGGATCCCCTGCCCCCGCAGCAGGCCGCCACCATCCGTATCGGCATGACCGCCAACATCGCCATCGATCTCTACAGCAATCCCCGGGCGCTGGTCGCGCCGCCGGGAGCGATCGAGGGATCGGGCGCCTCGGCGACGGTCACTCTGCGCCAGGCTGGGACGGGACGGCTGGTCCGCACCCAGGTGCGCCTGGGCCACGTCGCGCCGGATGGGGTGGAAATCGTCTCGGGCCTGAAGCCGGGCGACGTGATCGTCTGGCATGAGCGACCTGCGAACGCCGGCGCCGCACCCGGTTCATAAGCGCAAGACGCAAAAAAGCCCCGGCGAGCGGATGGGGCTCGGCCGGGGCAGATGCAGGCCGTCCGCAGCGCGAGGCGGACGGCCGTGCGAGAGGTCAGGGGCTGACGATCGTCACGTGCGGGGTGGTCTGGACGTTGCCGCTGACCACGCAGTTCGGTTTCAGGGTCGCATTGCTGAAGGTGATCACGCCGGTGCTGCTGACGGTCACCGGCACGTTGCTGGGGCCACAGGTCCCGAAGATCGAGGCGGTGACCTCGGCGTTGTAGACCGTAGCGCCGTGCAGGCTGGTCGCCAGCGCGTGCCAGGGCAGAGCCGCCGCACGGATCGCCGAGCAGGCCGAGCTGCCGCTGAAGCTGGCGGCGGTGATGTAGCCCTTGCCCAGCGAGTCGGTGTGGCCGGTGAAGTGTGCGGTGCAGGGAACCGACAGCAGGCCCTTGGTCAGTTTGGTCGAGCCGACGCCGGTGAAGCTGGTGCTGCGCGGATGGAAGGAATAGGCCGAAGCGGTGGCCGCGAAGCCGAACGAGACCAGCGCCGTAGCGGCGATCGTGGCGAGAACTCTCATGGCGTTTCCTCTTGGGATGTTGAGACGCTTGCAAGCAGGGCGACCAACACGCCAGTCTCTGGTTCGCGGAAGTCACCTATTCAGAAAGACGCCCGCATTGGGCGAAAGGGGGGATCAACAACTCGAATTTTTGAAAATAATTCGATGATCCCGGTACGGATACTTCGATAGATGTTGCGCCCAACGCGCAACGCGCCTCTTGGTTTCTTGAGATAGCTTGAATTCCAAAAAAATTTTGCCGCGGAATGGCGCTAGACCATGACGAGGAGCGCTCGAGCCCGTCATGGCTCGGGGCAGGCCGCCAAGGATGCGCAATCGACGGCCTGCTAGGCCTCCACCCGCAGCACGTCGCTCACACGGTCGCTCGCCCGCCGTAGCAACTCCTTCACCGACTCCCGCGAGATGCCCATCCGGTCGGCGATGGCCGCATAGGTCAGCTCTTCGAAGCGGTGCAGACGGAAGGCCGAGCGGGCCCTCGGCGGCAGATCGACGACGGCGCGGATGGCCCGGGCATAGTCCTGTCGGCCGACCAGAATGCGCTCTGGCGACAGGTGGCTGACCGGCTCCGGCGCCTCCTCCAGCGCGGCGTGCCGCGCCGGGCTCTTGCGCCGCCGACTGGCCAGGACATGCCGCGCGACGGTGAACAGGTAGCGCTGGGCGTCGGCGATGGGCGCGCCGAACCTTGCGGACTGCAGCCTGAGGAACACATCCTGCACCAGGTCGTCGGCTTCGCTCGCCGGCGCCCGGCGGGCGAAATAGCGGCGCAGTTCGCCGCCATAGGCGCCCATCCAGGCCGCCAGGTCGGGCGCGGCCTCACCGGGTCCCTGTGCGGAAGCGATCTGCGCGACGGTCATCGGGCAACCTCCCAAAGAAGCGCCGCCGGACCCCTGCCCCGAGGCCCAGGCGGCCTTAGGGTCAGAATTTCTTGCTGACGCTGAATCCGATCAGGCGTGGGTCGAGGGTGAAGACATTGGTGGTCAGCGCCGTGTCGTCGCTGTTGATGAAGGCGCCGGTGATCGGCGTGTCGTCGAGGAGGTTCTTGACATAGACCTCCATCTCCAGCCCGGCGTCGGGCTTGGCGACGGTCAGGCGCAGATTGACGTTGTACCAGCCGTGCAGCTTGTCGATCGGGTCCTGATAGACCCGCGCCCAGGACTGAGACTGATGATAGACGTCGCCGCGCAGCGTGGCGATCCATCCCCCGCCCACCTCGCGGGTGTATTCGGCGCCCAGCGACTGGGTGAAGTTCGGCGCATTGGGCAGGCTGTGGCCGGTGAGATCGGCGTAGAAGCCGCGCCCGCCGTTCGGGAAATCGGACGCGGCCGGCTGGAACGGCAGGCCCAGGCTGAAGATAGTCCCGGGGCAGATCGCCGCCAGATTGGCGTCGTCGGTCAGGCCGTTGGCGCGGTTATAGGCGAGGATGCTCTCGACGAAGCTCTTCGAAACCACACAATTGGAGGGCAGGAATTCGTTGCCCTTCATTGTCACATAGGCCGGATTGCCCTGGGTGCGGTTCTCCACGTCGATGGAGCGCGAGCCCTTGGCCAGCTGGCTGTGCTGATAGCCGAGAGCAAGGTTGAAACGCAGGTTGTGGGTCGCCTGCCAGACGGATTCGAGCTCGGCGCCCCAGATCTTGGTGTTGAAGTTCTCGTTGATCGCCGTGCGATCTTCGATCTGCGAGACCTGATAGCCGCTATAGTCGTAGTAGAACGCATTGGCGTTGACGATCAGCGTCCCGCCCATCAGCGCATTCTTGGTCCCCACCTCGAAGGCGTTGACATATTCGGGCTTGAAGGTGGTCGGATAGGACAGCAGCTGCACCGTCGGCGGCAGCCCGGGAATGCTGGACTGGCTGCTGTAGCCGATCGGGGGCGGATTGGCGCCGCCGGCCTTGTAGCCGCGATTGTAGAAGGCATAGACCAGGGTCTGGTTGGTGAAGGACAGCTTGGGCTGCCAGTCGATACCGAAGCGGCCGGTGACCGCCCCCCAGCTCTGCTTGATGTCGGGCGAGACGGGATAGCCGCCGTCGACTGTGCCGCCATTGGCCGAGGACAGCAGCACCTGGGACGGGACCGGAGTGAAGGTCTTGGTGTCGGCGGTATAGCGCAGGCCGGCGGTCAGCTTCAGGTCGGGGGTGAGCTTGTAGTAGAGCTCGCCGAACGCTGCCGCCGAGCTCAGCTTGTAGGGGTTTTCGCTGCGGAAGTAGTTGTGCCCCAGGCCGTTGATTTTGCTGAGCTTGTTCGGGTCTATGTAGATGCAGCCGCTGGTCCCGTTGGGTGTCACCGGCCGTGGCGGGCCGTTGCCGTCGTCGCAGAAATTGTAGGCGGCGTTGTTGTTGCCGACCGGGCCGGTGCTCTGGGCGATAGCGCTGATGACATTGAAGAAGACGAAATAGTCCTCGACCGTCTTGTAGGTGACGTAGTTGCCGCCGACGCTGAAATTGAACGGGCCGGCGAACGAGGACTGCAGGCGCAGCTCCTGCGAGAACTGCCGGCTGGTGGCCCGCGACATGTCGAGGCCGACGATGGTGTTGGAGCAGCCCAGCTGCGGGTCGCAATAGACCCCGCCGGGCGTGATGTTCGGCGCGGCGCCCGAGCTGATCGCGTTCAGGAGCCCGGTGGAGTCGTTGAACACGCCGGGCACGGTGTTGAACCGGTTGTAGTCCTCGGTCGAGAAGTAGCGGTCTTCATCGAACGCGGTCTGCGAGGTCAGGGTCAGGTGCGGGGTCAGGTCGAAGTCGGCGTTCAGTTCGATGACGTCGGCCTTCGCGCGATAACGAGGGTCGAACAGCGAGGCGATCTTGCGCAAGTCCGGCGACTGCATCTGGCCGCCATAGGGATCCATCACCTTCAACAGCTGCACCGCATTGAAGGTGTTGGGGTCATAGCCGAGAAACTGGGTGTTCTGGGCCCCGGCCAGGACGAAAGGAATCGACAGGCCGTTAGGCGTGCCATAGGCCGTGGGCGAGTAGAGCGAGGCGTCCTTGCAGCCCTGACTGAAGAAGGCGCCGGCCAGGGGGCTCAGGTCCTGGATCGATCCCAATGACGTCAGGCCAGGGTCGCGGGTGCAGAGCTGTTTGGTGCTGCGTGCGCGGCTGTCGTTCTCGTTGAAGTGCTCCCAGATCAGGTCGGCGCGCAGGTGCTCTGTCGGCTTGAAGCCGATGGTCACCCGGGTCGAATAGAGGTCGCGCCCGTCGATCTTGTCGCCGGTGGTGGTGTTCTCGGCGAACCCGCTGCGGCTGGTCGAGGCGCCGGCGATACGCAGGTCGAGCTTGTCGCCGATCACCGGGATGTTCAGAAACCCGCTGATCCGGCGCGTGTCGTAGTTGCCGACCTCGCCTTTGATGTCGCCCTCGAACACGCCGGTAGGCTTGGCCGAGATCACGTTGACCGCGCCGGCGGTGGCGTTGCGGCCGTACAGGGTGCCCTGCGGACCGCGCAGCACCTCAACCCGCTCGATATCGAAGAATTCCTGTTCGAACAGGCGATTTCGGATCAGGGCGGTGCTGTTGAAATTGACCGAGACGCCAGGATCTGTGGCGACGGAGATCGCCTGGGTGCCGATGCCGCGGATGGTCAGGTTGTAGCCGGCGAAATTGGTCTTGGTGAAGCTGACATTGGGCACCGCCTTCAGAAGGTCAGGCCCGCCCTCGATTTTTTCCGCCTGCAGGGTCTTAGCGGAGAAGGCCGAGATGGCGATCGGCACATGCTGGGCCATTTCCTGGCGCCGCTGGGCCGTCACCACGACCTCGGTCACCGCGCTGGGGCCGGGGGCGGTCTTGCTCTGTTGAGCCAGGGCAGGTCCGGCGCTCAGGGCCAGCGCGACAGCCGAACTCCCAACCAGCAGGCAAGCTCTCACCGTCGGTTGATGCCCCATGGCGCCCTCCGTTTCGACCGGACCTAGGCCCGGCGCCTGTCGTTTCCATGCCGCTCGATGGTCGTGCGAGCCCGCCGGCGGCTGGGACGTGCTCCTCGGCTAACCATGCCACTATTCACTTGCATGTCAATAGCTATTAACGACAATGTCGATTGTCAGAGGAAGGTGGGCAAAAGATGGATCGCGATGCGCCGCACGGAATCGCGATCACGGCCCAGCATGTCGCGCAAAGGCCCGCCGATAATGGCGTCGCCGAAGGCGCACAAAGAGATCAACAACAGAGCCGAGGAAATGTGCCGTGGGGGATCGTCCGGCGTGGCGCGGACCTGCTCGTCCAGGGCGCTGACAAGGTCGCGAACCGCGTCGCGAACCGGCTCCAGATGTTCGTAGCGATTGGACAGGGCGATCCAGGCTGCAAGCTGAGCTGCACCGCCCTGGTTGAACGCGTCGAACACGATTTCCACTACAGACTTGGCCGCATCGCCGTCTGAGCGAAGGCGCGCCACCGCCACCTGCAACGCTGAGGCGAGATCACGGACCATCACCCCCATCAAGGCCGACTGTAACTGAGCCGCTGAACCGAAGTGATGTATCAAATTACCGTGAGTTACGCCGATATCGCCCGCCACCGCCTGCAGGGTGACCCCGCGCGGGCCGTAGGCGATCAGCCGCCGCCGGGCGCAAACCAGCGCCTGGGCCCTCGCCTCTTCCGGCGACCGGCGCCGCCGACGCGGCGCAGGGTCGGCCTGCGGATCAGAGTTCGCCGTCATGGCGGCCGCACATATTTATATTGATGTTAATGGCAACATGGCGCGGTTCGCGCCGCGGCGCAATCGCAACTGCGAGACCCGGCCGCCGGCGACCGGCTTCAGGCTAATAGAGGAAAGTCGGCAGCAGCCGCGCGACCATTCGCCGGGCGCTGTCCTGGTCGCGGCCGAGCATATCGCGCAAGGGCGGTCCGATCACCGCGTCGCCGAAGGCCGAAAGGGCGATGAACAGCACCGCGGCGGTGATCCGGTGGCGGGCCTGTTCGCCCTCGGCCTGGAATTTCTGATAGATCGCCTCGACAAGGTCGTGGACGGCCCCACGCACCGGCTCCAGAAGCTCCAGGTCGCCGGACATGACGATCCAGGCCGCCAGCCGGCCGGCGCCGCCCTCGTCGAAAGCATCGAACACCTGGTCGACCAGCGCCCGCGGCGCTCCGGCGTCGGAGCGCAGATGCGCGACGGCGGCGTCCAGGGCCTGGATCAGGTCGCGCACCATCGACTCCATCAAGGCCGACTGCAGGCCCGCCGCAGAGCCGAAGTGATGGATCAGATTGGCGTGGGTCACGCCGATCTCGTCCCCCACCGCCTTCAGCGTTATCGCGTCCGGCCCGGACTCGAGCAGCAGCCTTCGCGCCGAGACCAGAGCCTCCTTGCGAGCCTCATCGGGCGCGCGACGGCGGCGCGTCAGCCGCACTGCGGTATCGGGGTCCGGTATTGACATCACAGTAACTTACATTTATGTAGATAGCGCAAGCGAAGCCCTCAGCGAAGCTTTTTCAGGCCCAGCTTGAGCCGATCCCACCCCCGTATTGACAGGGGAGTCTACAAGATGCCGCAAACTTGGCCCAGCCTCCTTGCGGCGCAAGCAGCGAAACGCCCGGATCGGGGCGTCGCCGGCGACAATATCCACGCCCTTTCAAACCGGGAGCTGCTCCATGCGCACGGCCACGCCCAGTGACCTGACCATCACCCCGCGCGACCTGAGCTTCGCCGCCAGCGCCCCCACAAGCCGCTGGTGGTTGGGCGGCGATCCGGTGGCGACCGCCTTTTTCGACGCCCTCTCGGCGACCTTTCCTTATGGGGAGCGCTATTTCATCGAGTGCGTCCGCCGCTATCGGGGCGCTGCGGAGCCGCCGCTTCAACAGCAGATCGCCGCCTTCGTCGCTCAGGAGGCGATGCACACCCGCGAGCACGTGCGCCTGAACGGCCAGATTGCGGCGCATGGCTTCGACGTGGCGGCCATGGAGGCACGCACCAAGCTGCGGCTGGACTATGCGCGCGCCCAACCGCCGCTGAAACAGCTGGGCGGGACCATCGCGCTGGAGCATTTCACCGCCATCCTGGCCCATGCCTTGCTGGCAGACCCTCGCCATCTCGAGGGCGCCCCGGCCGAGGCCCAGGCCATGTGGCGCTGGCACGCCATCGAGGAGCTGGAGCACAAGGCGGTGGCCTTCGACACCTTCGTCGTCGTCGCCGCCAAGCTGCCTCCCTGGCGGCGCTGGCTGCTCAGGGCCTCGACCATGGGCATCGCCACCAGCCTGCTGTTCTCCACCGTCGGCCGCAACATCGCCGACATCTTCACTGCGGGCGGAATCAATCGGCCCGGAACCTGGGCTCGGCTCGCGGCCTACCTGTTGGTGAAGCCCGGCATCCTGCGCCAGGTGTCGGCCGAATATCTCGCCTACTTCCGGCCCGGCTTCCATCCCTGGGCCCGCGACGACCGCGCGCTGGCCGCCGAAGCCGAGCGGGCCTTGCCGGCGATGGCCGAGTTGGGCGTGCAGATGTGATCGGCGCCCTGGCGAGCCTGGCCGTGGCCGCAGCCGGCGCCGACCCCTCCGCCGTGCTGGGCCTCTGGCGTTCGCCGGAGGACGGCGGCGCCCTGGTCCGCATCGAGGCCTGCGGCGCCGCCGTCTGCGGACGCATCGTCACATCGCCCCGCCTGCAGGCGGTTCCGGACCAGACCGACGTCCGTAATCGCAATCCGACTCTGCGCTCGCGCCGGCTTGCAGACCTCTTGATCCTCAAAGCCTCGCCGAAGGCCGCGGGCCGCTGGGGTGACGGCTGGCTCTACGACCCCGAGAAGGGCGGCGTCTACACAGGCACGATGGAGTTGACGCCCGACGGACGGCTGCGGCTGACGGGCTGCATCGTCGCACCGTTTTGCCGGACCCAGGTCTGGACCCGCGCTCGGGCGCTCACGGCCGCTGAGCCCGCCGCAACGGGCGCTCGCACCGCGATCGACAATCGGTGAAGGGTCGCTGCGTTCAATCAGACCTAGCCAAGCTCGTAAGCCTCTGCTGAAGCGCCACCGCCTCATAGCGACGCTCACCAGGGCGGCGACCGACGCCGGCCAAGGTGGACATTGTTCGACTTGCTCAGGATCAACACGGCGAGACCCCAAGCCGGGTAGTAGAGTTTATAGGTCCGCGTGCTTGGGGCTAGATCATGATCAGAGAGGAAATTCTCGATGGGATTGGCGATGCTACGTATGGCCTCGCTGCAGATTGGACGGTCACATTTTTCAATCGGCAAGCCGAGCATTTCTTCGGATACGATCGGAAGGATGTAGTCGGGCGAAGCCTATGGGAGACATTCCCGGCCGCACAAGAAACGAAATTGGCGGACGCCCTCCGCCAGGCCATGAGAACCCGCGAGGCCATTCACCTCGATCTCCTTAGCCCGACCACGGGCAAATATGCCGAGACCCGCATCTTCCCCTTGA is a genomic window of Phenylobacterium montanum containing:
- a CDS encoding efflux RND transporter periplasmic adaptor subunit — encoded protein: MAAVGGGLLVVIALLGLALKRPDTAEADRTPLQSQEVEPRPFASTLTVVGAVTPGDTADVAAPFEGVVKSVSFAYGDHVTQGQVLAEIDTTDLSQRRAEALAAYLKAAQSAAEMADWSKGPDMSRARRAVSAATSELEDTRRKTQETKALLDRGLVARAEYEGLIQQQRSEEMSLAAAQQDLSVTLAQGRGPNRRVAELELAGARAQLAALDAALAGAVLRAPATGVIVRPPSDKAGEGEGGGGVHAGQQLSKGQLIGQVARPGGLAVAFRLGETDADQVRPGDPVTVSGPGFGDLQVKGHIASVAGEASPSSANSGPLASFAATARLDPLPPQQAATIRIGMTANIAIDLYSNPRALVAPPGAIEGSGASATVTLRQAGTGRLVRTQVRLGHVAPDGVEIVSGLKPGDVIVWHERPANAGAAPGS
- a CDS encoding activator of alkane oxidation, which translates into the protein MRVLATIAATALVSFGFAATASAYSFHPRSTSFTGVGSTKLTKGLLSVPCTAHFTGHTDSLGKGYITAASFSGSSACSAIRAAALPWHALATSLHGATVYNAEVTASIFGTCGPSNVPVTVSSTGVITFSNATLKPNCVVSGNVQTTPHVTIVSP
- a CDS encoding RNA polymerase sigma factor; this encodes MTVAQIASAQGPGEAAPDLAAWMGAYGGELRRYFARRAPASEADDLVQDVFLRLQSARFGAPIADAQRYLFTVARHVLASRRRKSPARHAALEEAPEPVSHLSPERILVGRQDYARAIRAVVDLPPRARSAFRLHRFEELTYAAIADRMGISRESVKELLRRASDRVSDVLRVEA
- a CDS encoding TonB-dependent receptor: MGHQPTVRACLLVGSSAVALALSAGPALAQQSKTAPGPSAVTEVVVTAQRRQEMAQHVPIAISAFSAKTLQAEKIEGGPDLLKAVPNVSFTKTNFAGYNLTIRGIGTQAISVATDPGVSVNFNSTALIRNRLFEQEFFDIERVEVLRGPQGTLYGRNATAGAVNVISAKPTGVFEGDIKGEVGNYDTRRISGFLNIPVIGDKLDLRIAGASTSRSGFAENTTTGDKIDGRDLYSTRVTIGFKPTEHLRADLIWEHFNENDSRARSTKQLCTRDPGLTSLGSIQDLSPLAGAFFSQGCKDASLYSPTAYGTPNGLSIPFVLAGAQNTQFLGYDPNTFNAVQLLKVMDPYGGQMQSPDLRKIASLFDPRYRAKADVIELNADFDLTPHLTLTSQTAFDEDRYFSTEDYNRFNTVPGVFNDSTGLLNAISSGAAPNITPGGVYCDPQLGCSNTIVGLDMSRATSRQFSQELRLQSSFAGPFNFSVGGNYVTYKTVEDYFVFFNVISAIAQSTGPVGNNNAAYNFCDDGNGPPRPVTPNGTSGCIYIDPNKLSKINGLGHNYFRSENPYKLSSAAAFGELYYKLTPDLKLTAGLRYTADTKTFTPVPSQVLLSSANGGTVDGGYPVSPDIKQSWGAVTGRFGIDWQPKLSFTNQTLVYAFYNRGYKAGGANPPPIGYSSQSSIPGLPPTVQLLSYPTTFKPEYVNAFEVGTKNALMGGTLIVNANAFYYDYSGYQVSQIEDRTAINENFNTKIWGAELESVWQATHNLRFNLALGYQHSQLAKGSRSIDVENRTQGNPAYVTMKGNEFLPSNCVVSKSFVESILAYNRANGLTDDANLAAICPGTIFSLGLPFQPAASDFPNGGRGFYADLTGHSLPNAPNFTQSLGAEYTREVGGGWIATLRGDVYHQSQSWARVYQDPIDKLHGWYNVNLRLTVAKPDAGLEMEVYVKNLLDDTPITGAFINSDDTALTTNVFTLDPRLIGFSVSKKF
- a CDS encoding TetR/AcrR family transcriptional regulator, giving the protein MSIPDPDTAVRLTRRRRAPDEARKEALVSARRLLLESGPDAITLKAVGDEIGVTHANLIHHFGSAAGLQSALMESMVRDLIQALDAAVAHLRSDAGAPRALVDQVFDAFDEGGAGRLAAWIVMSGDLELLEPVRGAVHDLVEAIYQKFQAEGEQARHRITAAVLFIALSAFGDAVIGPPLRDMLGRDQDSARRMVARLLPTFLY
- a CDS encoding metal-dependent hydrolase: MRTATPSDLTITPRDLSFAASAPTSRWWLGGDPVATAFFDALSATFPYGERYFIECVRRYRGAAEPPLQQQIAAFVAQEAMHTREHVRLNGQIAAHGFDVAAMEARTKLRLDYARAQPPLKQLGGTIALEHFTAILAHALLADPRHLEGAPAEAQAMWRWHAIEELEHKAVAFDTFVVVAAKLPPWRRWLLRASTMGIATSLLFSTVGRNIADIFTAGGINRPGTWARLAAYLLVKPGILRQVSAEYLAYFRPGFHPWARDDRALAAEAERALPAMAELGVQM
- a CDS encoding DUF2147 domain-containing protein, with translation MIGALASLAVAAAGADPSAVLGLWRSPEDGGALVRIEACGAAVCGRIVTSPRLQAVPDQTDVRNRNPTLRSRRLADLLILKASPKAAGRWGDGWLYDPEKGGVYTGTMELTPDGRLRLTGCIVAPFCRTQVWTRARALTAAEPAATGARTAIDNR